Sequence from the Priestia megaterium genome:
CGCTTAAAAGTAATGGAGCCTCCTTTAAGCGTTACACCTGAAGGCAGCAGCCCTCCTATCGAAGCAGCAGTGATGCTTTTCCCGCTTCCGCTTTCTCCAACGAGTGCTATCCACTGTCCTTGTTCGATTGTAAAAGAAACGTCTTTTACAATTTGTTTTGTTTTATTATGAATAGCTAGATGTTTTACTTCTAAAACGATGATCATCACCTCTTTTACCGATTAACTTGATATTTTCCTCGAATATATTCACCTAAAGCTGTAAACGCCAGCACAAACAAAATAATGGCCGCGCCTGGTATAAACATTAGCTGCGGAGCATTGTAAAAGTAGGCTCTGCCTTCATTTAGCATCGTTCCCCATTCCGGAGCCGGAGGCTGAGTCCCTAGTCCAATATAGGATAATGAAGCCATCATTAAAATAATTTTCCCTATATCCAGCGTAGCAAGAACAAGAATCTGTCCTCCCACATGGGGAAGAAAATGACGTAAGATTAAATGAAACACTCCAACTCCGTTTAATTTAGCAATCAGCACATATTCTTTTGACTTTTCTTGAAGCACAGTACTGCGCACTAGCCTTGCATAACTAACCCACTTTACAATAACCATCGCGGCAATTAAGTTGAATAATCCGGGTCCTAAAAGCCCGCTTAAAACGATGGCTGCAATATAATCAGGAAAAGCTAAAAAAGCATCTACAATTCTCATTAAGAAGCGATCTATCTTTCCTCCAACATACCCTGAAACTAAACCAACAGGTACTCCAATCAAAAGAGAAAGAGCTAAGACAAGAAAACTAGTCCCAATTGTGGTCTGAGCTCCAGCTATGATTCGTGAAAAAAGATCTCTGCCTAAGTGATCAGTCCCTAGCCAGTGATCACTGGTGGCTTTTTGAAGCCGATCTTGCATATTGACTTGTGTGGGATCCATTGGTGTTAGCTGACTTCCAAACAGACAAAATAAAATAAGCGCAATACCACACACGCTTATTACTACAAAAGGAAGCTGCGGCTTTTTCACGTTTTATCCCCTCCCTTTACATAGAGCTGGGGATTTACATATTTGTAGCTCAAATCCACAAGTGAATTGATTAAAACAACAAACAGGCCCATCCACAAAATATACCCTTGAATTACAGGATAATCACGATTCATAATCGCATCAATAACTAATTTTCCGATTCCAGGATAAGCAAAAAGCACTTCAATGATGACCGTTCCTCCAAGTAAACTGCCTAAGCTCGTCCCTAAAATGGTAAGGATAGGTGTTAAGCTATACCGGAACGCATGGAAAATAAAAATGCGGCTTTCACTGATTCCTCTTGCTCGAGCAGATCGTACAAAATCTTGTTTCAACCCTTCTAGCAGACTAGCTCTAATCATTCGCATATACACAGCGGACATGGCAAAACCAAGCGTTAAAGAAGGCAGCACAAGATGAGCTGCTGTGCCTGTCCCCATCGAAGGAAGCCATTGAAGACGTACAGAGAACAGCTGTATAAACAAAAGGCCGAGCCAAAAGCTTGGAATAGACGCTCCAATTAAGGAAATACTTCTGCTGAGATAATCAATCCACTTATTCGGGTATAGTGCTGACAGCGTTCCGAGTGGCACAGCTATTAACAGCATCACAACCAAAGATGCAACCGTCAAGCGCAGCGTAGCTGGAAACTTCTCCACCAATTCGTCGATGACAGGCTCTTTTGTCATATACGAAGATCCTAAATCAAACTGAAAAAAGCGCTTCAGCCACTTTCCATATTGAATATATACGGGTTCATCAAATCCTAGCTCTGTTCTCAAATTATTCATTTGTTCCTCAGAAACTGCCACGTCATCTACGCGAAGCATTTGCTTAACTGGATCTCCTGGAGCTAACTTCATTAAAACAAAGCTGAGAAACGATAGTATAACTAAAAAAATGAGTAATTCTATTATTCTTTTACTAATTAATTTCATATCTACTTCACATCTAAGTCCTTTGTTATCACATAGTATTCACTTTTGGTTGTGACCCAATTTTTCACATTGTCTCTATAGGCCACAAAATTATTCGGATGAACAATCGAAGAGTGCAGCGTTTCCTTCTCTACTATTTCTCCGGCTTGTCTCGCTAACTTGTTGCGCTGTTTTTGATCAACGGTTTTATTAAGCTCGTCAATAATGGAAGTTAATACTGGTTCATGAAAATGTCCTACATTAAATGCTCCTCCCTCCGTATAAAGAGCATTAAAGAAATATCCTGCGTCTCCTCGAGGCGACGTCACTAGACTGTATGTAACGATTCCCCAATCATCTTTTGTTGTCATATACTCGTCCATATTTTCCACTTGTTGAATGTCTATTTTCACACCAATCTTTTTTGCTTCTGACTGAAGCATTTG
This genomic interval carries:
- the nikC gene encoding nickel transporter permease, which gives rise to MKKPQLPFVVISVCGIALILFCLFGSQLTPMDPTQVNMQDRLQKATSDHWLGTDHLGRDLFSRIIAGAQTTIGTSFLVLALSLLIGVPVGLVSGYVGGKIDRFLMRIVDAFLAFPDYIAAIVLSGLLGPGLFNLIAAMVIVKWVSYARLVRSTVLQEKSKEYVLIAKLNGVGVFHLILRHFLPHVGGQILVLATLDIGKIILMMASLSYIGLGTQPPAPEWGTMLNEGRAYFYNAPQLMFIPGAAIILFVLAFTALGEYIRGKYQVNR
- the nikB gene encoding nickel ABC transporter permease translates to MKLISKRIIELLIFLVILSFLSFVLMKLAPGDPVKQMLRVDDVAVSEEQMNNLRTELGFDEPVYIQYGKWLKRFFQFDLGSSYMTKEPVIDELVEKFPATLRLTVASLVVMLLIAVPLGTLSALYPNKWIDYLSRSISLIGASIPSFWLGLLFIQLFSVRLQWLPSMGTGTAAHLVLPSLTLGFAMSAVYMRMIRASLLEGLKQDFVRSARARGISESRIFIFHAFRYSLTPILTILGTSLGSLLGGTVIIEVLFAYPGIGKLVIDAIMNRDYPVIQGYILWMGLFVVLINSLVDLSYKYVNPQLYVKGGDKT